From a region of the Pirellulales bacterium genome:
- a CDS encoding glycoside hydrolase family 15 protein, producing MAPNYRPIESYGIIGNMRTAALVGMDGSIDWLCLPHFDSPSVFAAVLDFRKGGRFRIAPSGDDFRNKQFYWPDTNILITRFLHADGIGEVEDYMPVNGLGDSSDQLVRRVRVVRGRVSFHLECSPAFDYARAPPEIHLGEHGAHFDGPRLRLGLASPVRLDRIAGGVVADFTLGEGESVAFVLRSLAADDPLTRGPEGGQAEDLFRATVEFWRRWLSKCTYAGRWREIVQRSALTLKLLCFEPTGAIVAAPTCSLPESIGGQRNWDYRYTWIRDAAFTLYALLRIGFTEEAAHFKDWLEDRWQEADSNGPGPLQLMYGIDGRADLTEQTLDHLEGYRGSAPVRIGNAAHRQLQLDIYGKLMDAAYLHNKYVEPIGYESWRRLRRLVDWLCENWRREDDGIWEVRGGARQFVYSKLMCWVALDRGLRLADKRSFPADRARWLKERDEIYEQVMSQGWNTDRKAFVQSYGSDALDASTLLMPLVFFMAPSDPRMLKTIDAIRRSVAVGGLAADGLVYRYDPNVALDDLGGREGTFNMCSFWLVEALTRAGQTDTQRLEDARLMFEQVLGYANHLGLYSEQTGASGEALGNFPQAFTHLALISAAFNLDRALDKHRSGRRP from the coding sequence ATGGCGCCGAATTACCGACCAATTGAGAGCTATGGAATCATCGGTAACATGCGGACTGCGGCCCTGGTCGGCATGGATGGTTCGATCGATTGGCTTTGTCTGCCGCATTTTGACTCGCCGAGCGTCTTCGCCGCTGTGCTCGACTTTCGGAAGGGCGGTCGGTTTCGCATCGCTCCTTCCGGCGATGACTTTCGCAATAAGCAATTCTATTGGCCGGACACCAATATCCTCATCACACGATTCTTGCACGCGGACGGAATTGGTGAGGTCGAGGATTACATGCCAGTCAACGGTTTGGGAGACTCGTCGGATCAACTTGTGCGTCGGGTGCGCGTCGTCCGGGGCAGGGTGTCGTTCCATTTGGAATGTAGTCCAGCATTCGACTATGCCCGAGCACCGCCTGAAATACATCTCGGCGAACACGGCGCCCACTTCGACGGTCCTCGTCTTAGGCTGGGACTGGCGTCGCCGGTGCGCCTCGATCGGATCGCTGGGGGCGTAGTCGCCGATTTTACGCTAGGCGAGGGCGAGAGCGTTGCGTTCGTATTGCGCAGCCTGGCCGCCGACGATCCACTGACGCGCGGTCCGGAAGGTGGGCAGGCGGAGGACCTTTTTCGCGCCACCGTCGAATTCTGGCGGCGATGGCTTTCCAAGTGCACTTATGCGGGTCGCTGGCGAGAAATTGTGCAGCGTTCTGCATTGACACTGAAACTACTGTGCTTTGAGCCGACCGGTGCTATCGTGGCGGCTCCCACTTGCAGCCTGCCGGAGTCGATCGGGGGACAACGCAACTGGGACTATCGCTATACCTGGATCCGTGACGCGGCCTTTACGCTGTACGCACTCTTGCGCATTGGGTTTACCGAGGAGGCAGCTCACTTCAAAGACTGGTTGGAAGATCGCTGGCAAGAAGCCGACAGCAATGGTCCTGGACCATTGCAACTGATGTACGGCATCGACGGGCGGGCCGATCTTACGGAGCAGACTCTCGACCACCTGGAGGGATATCGAGGTTCGGCGCCCGTACGGATTGGCAACGCAGCCCATCGTCAGCTGCAACTCGATATCTATGGCAAGTTGATGGATGCCGCTTATTTGCACAACAAGTATGTCGAACCTATCGGCTATGAGAGTTGGCGCCGATTGCGACGCCTGGTCGACTGGCTCTGCGAGAATTGGCGGCGAGAGGATGATGGCATTTGGGAAGTGCGCGGCGGCGCGCGGCAGTTCGTTTACTCAAAACTGATGTGTTGGGTAGCGCTGGACCGCGGTCTGCGACTGGCCGACAAACGTTCATTTCCGGCGGACCGCGCACGCTGGTTAAAGGAGCGCGACGAGATTTACGAACAGGTCATGTCGCAGGGATGGAACACGGATCGCAAGGCATTCGTGCAATCCTACGGGTCCGACGCGCTGGACGCTTCGACGTTGCTGATGCCGCTGGTGTTCTTCATGGCCCCCAGCGATCCGCGCATGTTGAAGACGATCGACGCCATTCGGCGGTCGGTCGCCGTGGGCGGCCTGGCTGCCGATGGTTTAGTGTACCGCTACGATCCCAATGTGGCTCTCGACGACCTGGGGGGTCGCGAAGGTACGTTCAACATGTGCTCGTTCTGGCTCGTCGAAGCGCTAACGCGCGCAGGCCAGACGGACACGCAAAGGCTGGAAGATGCCCGACTCATGTTCGAGCAAGTGCTTGGATATGCCAATCACCTGGGCCTTTATTCCGAGCAAACCGGCGCCAGCGGCGAAGCGCTGGGGAACTTCCCGCAGGCCTTTACGCACCTGGCGCTGATCAGCGCCGCGTTTAACCTCGATCGTGCGTTGGACAAACATCGTTCGGGCCGTCGCCCTTGA